One region of Wyeomyia smithii strain HCP4-BCI-WySm-NY-G18 chromosome 3, ASM2978416v1, whole genome shotgun sequence genomic DNA includes:
- the LOC129726931 gene encoding serine-rich adhesin for platelets isoform X2: protein MAADSDGDLQNKNNSSSTLKAVVICEGNLQDPDFQTRLDALITKLTRLVDEPASNGNLKVDKVEPWNSVRVTLSIPKDAAVKLRKLAAEGNSALRALGILSVQLEGDTVLSLRLVGQEIVLRTDNSSVAGPSSSNGVNSGLGELTRILSQQQQQNQHQQHHQIQLQHGQPPQEALAGPSKATPHSQPKQSPAPIAVVPVTPAVVANGPLVAAESATVFKSPNTICPMDGKLPVHVPNVVESCEYPFESMTQARVIQRRENTLGVVVPSAVPAPGPSCVTKVVVPNSNHFVTPNPPVAPPAPPPPPYQVAVGVKSTAPQTPSTVIPASPVGSMPSGTIGNVAMTSPLLVNLLQNESVISQSLAASTGGVKPAAAALGIKSELLTVGKSVAPTGPTANPSAVNVINDNEINLNNISGGVLQKTTCIVNNSSSSNSNNPVHPVIDNSSSATVTVAPPSSNTVTTQQTMVINNSAASVGPLGVSGATTSSVVAVNSTSANRNLHNNNNNNNTMTNSSNINNTASNNQNVLNVPPSIVTPPISVPSSNKNVSVQQQQPRFNLGPSGAAAVRPSTQQVVRPQHTLAAGMIPQQRPLLQQPSSPQELQHPQQLSLSRFPTIQQQPSNLPFRHPSASQTSQQNSRWPAVAQSSMDSATKSSYQEFTRYQMQYNLSQQQLSNKQQHAVAGPLTGSGSGHPANSDLLGNLGELPDFGKNDLASLLLNSADLEGALLDALDLDLEQSLTPTGSGGGLVAKPTAERRWKQQFLINPLTGELEETHVEETDENDEDASKSFPEFHSEMSNSLYSDDDTCSTGFSKFTSDVSDTERSSTATGEGNASASGFVNVLSSGVAPVNASLSKLGKPGKVKKDKLKDGCKSATKTKEKKQREKKSSSLSSALKQIKTKAKIVATESGGESPGSQEKIRLRLKLDKSEAISVSLVQSQALGVAGGLSSSIVSKKVQSSPVLTGSASVALSGMSSSVGSSSLNVIGITSNQTSSSTSSLSSSSSVLSVGSSVSQQQQSLYQLTSQPTLGSSTYAGTNHSAGLNASNNSPNLQTPSPAGEELRVPPLHISLQGKNPVVIKNSRKDRKKSHSGGEEDSDGSNLQLLGKKSSIKRSSHSTDSRLTLVKSSDTTTVRLKTDDSVLPVGPSSLPSSPNHHNHTGSSCSTILSTSAGVGTKAKSNKLEDLMPVTQSSGELLDADHQPKRSATESVHSPNGLMCPEKKRRLSITGPSGITDDLGVNIGSSSNSAATSINEINEIYETLISSTASGPIGSTNVGTLPHSSLLAAATSSAKNLKSSSTNNSINNSAFGKCISNNNSSSNKNLIKPAQSSPTTSSVSSPGALAAAPNTLSSTQSSKQITSASSTSSISITEVAQREKANLQSGKSDPDEATGDTNSVTVSDSKSNSNTSTTTSASEVSVNQRINNTHHHHHNRPPEKTAIDLPSSATNLVEQTQQQQPQPTTVGAASGSHMVAQGVRGSPGSQAQGEDSGIESMDALSEKSPHQLSHSPQGGNDPVSNKLIRIDSPKDKVTTTGATDSKDQLIGDTTTGSNNNNSHASLDEYIDIEAALAKMEGLNELQVTATANKLNGDHSVLIKPTKRQNDLDQLLADDNPLLKLDNTNLSKILDDIDDDELVMSDCATVALKGKSIHTSSSENLSRKQQHQESTVKGEEAEDWLGKAGKKKHQQQSLKGAVNDILSSSSNNNLTNKTEIKLDTKQLVLDECCSNKEVLSLKSECDSKLVDCKAVIKSDPEEAIVSNLMQQQSCNKNNTSSSSNISNLSDLKPVDSVANDKGALSVVVKDVKAGNEVAATVSVPELKPRHEQPPLYSYSSEKARERRSAANSTSSNSSTPTVVEIIDLDDSGKSSDLEPQTQSQPNKQIHSPLSIDIPLHPESAENRVRTRASSKLESPLEPPRQSPSIDSPAAERLKNTLKNAATAPSITNAGNCGSIGVDRLSPKMLPKTGKRKRQGSESSTQSCVSDDITIPSRAKKPRKAASAVAAITSAEKQKKTGAIRNAQHRKAATESSNATSGAQSTVAAPATEDSSDSDEPLIEIAGTGSSTSVNATTTTEREKTLRNHKVPTASSKAGGSGSSTPAQNMVASSGGKQNVHPRSAAAHNTSVSASVIPSNDEKISTRRSVRMTTSTLSTAAMNSKAKANASNLPTATTAQSINSTSGPGDNQRESTVHHNAVSNHHRSNHVNHQHSTASTGAIKGGAGAVEGKVTTGSHPATVSASPDTTTEVRRKTRSAGLEPNAEGRRRRVSRDSK, encoded by the exons ATGGCGGCCGATAGTGACGGTGATCTACAGAATaaaaacaacagcagcagcacgcTGAAAGCCGTTGTCATTTGTGAGGGAAACCTCCAGGATCCTGATTTTCAAACCCGACTAGACGCTCTAATCACAAAACTAACTCGGCTGGTAGACGAGCCTGCCAGCAACGGGAATTTAAAGGTGGACAAG GTTGAACCATGGAACAGTGTACGAGTTACTTTGTCCATTCCCAAGGATGCAGCGGTGAAGCTACGCAAGCTAGCCGCCGAAGGAAACAGTGCCCTTCGTGCGCTCGGCATTCTGTCCGTGCAGTTAGAGGGGGACACGGTTCTATCACTTCGGTTGGTGGGACAGGAAATTGTACTGAGAACGG ataactCTTCCGTTGCTGGACCATCTTCTAGCAATGGTGTAAACAGTGGCTTAGGAGAGCTAACGCGGATACTCtcccaacaacaacaacagaaccAACATCAACAGCATCATCAGATACAATTACAGCATGGACAGCCTCCCCAGGAAGCGTTGGCTGGTCCGTCGAAGGCTACTCCTCATTCACAGCCAAAACAGTCGCCGGCCCCTATTGCCGTAGTTCCTGTGACACCTGCTGTTGTAGCAAATGGACCATTGGTGGCAGCCGAGAGTGCTACCGTTTTCAAATCTCCAAACACCATATGTCCCATGGACGGCAAACTACCGGTTCATGTGCCGAATGTAGTCGAGAGCTGTGAATACCCTTTCGAGAGTATGACGCAGGCAAGGGTAATTCAACGTCGGGAAAACACTCTCGGAGTGGTTGTACCTTCCGCGGTACCAGCTCCCGGTCCTAGTTGTGTCACAAAGGTGGTAGTGCCTAACAGCAACCATTTCGTGACCCCAAATCCACCCGTTGCACCCCCTGCTCCACCTCCTCCTCCGTATCAGGTTGCGGTCGGTGTCAAAAGTACCGCTCCGCAAACACCGTCAACAGTGATACCTGCCAGTCCCGTTGGATCAATGCCGAGTGGAACAATAGGAAACGTAGCAATGACCAGTCCATTGTTGGTTAATTTGCTACAAAATGAAAGCGTTATTTCACAAAGTTTGGCGGCATCTACAGGTGGAGTAAAACCTGCTGCAGCAGCATTGGGTATCAAGTCGGAACTTCTGACAGTGGGAAAGTCGGTTGCTCCTACTGGGCCCACGGCAAATCCTAGTGCAGTGAATGTTATAAATGACAATGAAATAAACTTAAACAATATCAGTGGAGGGGTTCTGCAGAAAACAACGTGTATCGTAAATAATAGCAGTTCTAGTAACAGTAACAATCCAGTGCATCCAGTGATCGATAACAGTAGTAGTGCCACCGTGACAGTTGCGCCACCCAGCAGTAATACTGTGACCACGCAACAAACAATGGTGATTAATAACAGTGCTGCCAGCGTTGGCCCACTTGGTGTATCTGGTGCAACAACTAGCTCAGTGGTAGCAGTTAACAGTACTAGTGCTAACCGAAAtcttcataataataataacaacaacaacacgaTGACAAACAGTAGCAACATAAACAATACCGCTAGTAACAATCAGAATGTTTTAAATGTGCCGCCTTCTATAGTAACTCCACCAATATCAGTGCCTTcttcaaataaaaatgttaGTGTGCAACAACAGCAACCAAGATTTAATCTCGGCCCCAGTGGGGCTGCTGCAGTAAGGCCTTCCACTCAACAAGTAGTTCGACCGCAGCATACGTTGGCTGCCGGAATGATCCCGCAACAGCGACCCCTTCTACAGCAGCCATCGTCACCACAAGAGCTGCAGCATCCCCAACAGTTGAGTTTGAGTCGGTTTCCCACAATACAACAACAGCCGTCGAACCTACCTTTCAGACATCCGTCAGCATCTCAGACATCACAGCAAAATTCACGATGGCCTGCAGTAGCCCAATCCTCTATGGACTCGGCTACCAAGTCCAGTTATCAAGAATTCACGCGCTATCAGATGCAGTACAACCTAAGCCAACAACAGCTAAGCAACAAGCAACAACATGCGGTGGCAGGGCCGCTTACTGGCAGCGGTAGTGGCCACCCTGCGAATAGCGACTTGCTTGGTAATTTAGGTGAATTGCCAGATTTTGGGAAAAATGATTTGGCTTCCTTGTTACTGAACAGCGCTGATTTAGAAGGCGCTTTGCTAGACGCACTGGATCTTGATCTCGAGCAATCTCTGACGCCCACCGGCAGCGGTGGAGGGCTTGTAGCtaaacctacagctgagcggcGATGGAAACAGCAGTTTCTTATCAACCCGCTAACTGGTGAATTGGAAGAAACGCACGTAGAGGAGACTGATGAGAATGATGAAGACGCATCCAAGAGTTTTCCCGAGTTTCATTCGGAAATGTCAAATTCTTTGTATTCGGACGATGACACTTGCAGCACTGGCTTTTCCAAATTTACCTCCGATGTGAGTGATACGGAGCGGTCATCGACGGCAACCGGTGAAGGTAACGCAAGTGCAAGTGGGTTCGTCAATGTGCTGTCGTCTGGCGTAGCTCCTGTGAATGCTTCGTTGAGCAAACTCGGCAAACCAGGCAAAGTGAAAAAGGATAAGTTAAAAGATGGGTGTAAAAGtgcaacaaaaacaaaagaaaagaaGCAACGCGAAAAGAAGTCCTCTTCGTTGTCATCGGCACTGAAACAGATAAAGACTAAAGCGAAAATTGTTGCCACAGAAAGTGGCGGAGAGTCACCTGGTAGCCAGGAGAAAATAAGACTCCGGCTAAAGCTGGACAAGTCTGAAGCCATTAGCGTTAGTTTAGTTCAATCTCAAGCTCTTGGTGTCGCCGGTGGTTTGAGTAGTAGCATTGTCAGCAAAAAAGTGCAATCATCGCCAGTGCTAACAGGGTCAGCATCTGTCGCGCTTAGCGGAATGAGTAGTTCTGTCGGTTCATCATCGTTAAACGTGATTGGAATTACCTCTAACCAGACGTCATCTTCTACAAGTTCGCTCTCTTCCTCCTCTTCTGTCCTTTCCGTTGGTAGTAGTGTATCGCAGCAGCAACAGTCGCTATATCAGCTTACGTCTCAACCTACTCTTGGAAGCAGCACATATGCCGGCACCAACCATAGTGCTGGACTCAACGCATCCAACAATAGTCCAAATTTGCAAACGCCGTCTCCCGCTGGCGAGGAGCTTCGAGTACCCCCTTTACACATTAGTCTACAAGGCAAAAATCCCGTGGTCATCAAAAACTCCCGTAAGGATCGCAAAAAGAGTCACAGCGGTGGCGAGGAAGATAGCGATGGTAGCAATTTACAGCTACTTGGGAAAAAGAGTTCGATCAAGCGAAGCAGTCATTCCACCGATAGTCGGTTAACGCTGGTTAAGTCGAGTGATACGACAACCGTTCGGTTAAAGACCGATGATTCTGTTTTACCGGTTGGTCCTTCTTCTTTGCCTTCATCACCAAATCATCACAATCATACAGGCAGTAGTTGTTCGACTATCCTGTCGACTTCTGCGGGAGTTGGTACAAAAGCGAAATCGAATAAATTAGAAGATCTGATGCCGGTCACACAGTCGTCAGGTGAGCTGTTGGATGCCGATCACCAACCGAAGCGATCCGCAACCGAATCTGTTCACAGCCCTAATGGGTTGATGTGTCCGGAAAAGAAACGTCGGCTGAGTATAACTGGTCCCAGTGGGATAACCGATGACCTTGGTGTAAACATTGGAAGTAGCAGTAATAGTGCAGCCACCAGTATCaatgaaataaatgaaatttaCGAAACTCTAATCTCATCCACCGCGAGTGGTCCAATCGGGTCGACCAATGTAGGCACTCTGCCTCATTCGTCTCTGCTAGCAGCGGCTACGTCGTCAGCAAAAAACTTGAAGAGCTCCAGCACGAACAACAGTATCAACAACAGCGCGTTTGGCAAATGCATTAGCAACAATAACAGCAGcagcaataaaaatttgatcAAGCCAGCGCAGTCGAGCCCAACGACGTCGTCCGTGTCATCGCCTGGAGCTCTGGCAGCTGCACCGAATACTTTGAGCTCGACACAGTCCTCGAAACAGATTACTTCTGCATCCTCGACATCTTCTATTTCGATAACCGAGGTAGCACAGAGGGAAAAAGCCAATCTTCAATCGGGGAAAAGTGATCCTGATGAAGCAACTGGGGACACCAACTCCGTTACCGTCAGCGATAGTAAAAGCAACAGCAATACATCAACCACTACCTCAGCATCGGAAGTGTCCGTCAATCAGCGAATAAACAATacccaccatcatcatcataatcGCCCGCCTGAAAAAACAGCAATAGATTTGCCTTCCTCTGCCACAAATTTGGTTGAACAAACTCAGCAGCAGCAACCGCAGCCTACAACTGTCGGTGCTGCAAGTGGATCGCATATGGTGGCACAAGGAGTTCGCGGTTCTCCAGGATCTCAGGCTCAGGGTGAAGACAGTGGCATTGAGTCAATGGATGCCCTTTCAGAGAAAAGTCCACATCAACTATCTCACAGTCCACAGGGTGGAAATGATCCGGTTTCAAACAAACTCATCCGAATCGATAGTCCGAAAGATAAAGTGACAACCACTGGTGCCACTGACTCAAAAGATCAACTCATAGGTGATACAACAACTGGTTCGAACAACAATAACAGTCATGCAAGCTTAGATGAGTATATCGATATCGAAGCGGCACTCGCTAAGATGGAAGGACTCAATGAGCTACAAGTCACTGCAACGGCCAACAAACTGAACGGTGATCACTCGGTGTTGATAAAGCCAACCAAGCGGCAGAACGACTTGGATCAGCTTCTTGCGGATGACAACCCTTTATTGAAACTGGATAATACAAATCTTAGTAAAATTCTCGACGACATTGACGACGATGAGTTGGTGATGTCAGACTGTGCTACGGTTGCCTTAAAAGGTAAAAGTATACATACGTCTTCCAGTGAAAATTTATCCAGGAAACAACAGCACCAGGAGTCAACGGTCAAAGGAGAAGAGGCAGAAGACTGGCTTGGGAAGGCAGGAAAAAAGAAACATCAGCAGCAATCGCTAAAGGGAGCAGTAAATGATATACTCAGTAGTAGTAGTAATAATAATCTGACAAACAAGACCGAGATTAAGCTGGACACTAAGCAGCTCGTGTTGGATGAATGTTGTAGCAATAAGGAGGTGTTAAGTTTAAAAAGCGAATGTGATAGTAAGCTAGTTGATTGTAAAGCTGTAATTAAATCAGATCCCGAGGAGGCTATCGTTAGTAATTTAATGCAACAGCAGAGCTGTAACAAGAACAACACAAGTAGTAGCAGTAATATCAGCAACTTGTCCGACTTGAAACCAGTCGATTCGGTTGCGAATGACAAGGGCGCGTTATCAGTCGTGGTGAAAGATGTTAAAGCCGGTAACGAAGTAGCAGCTACTGTAAGTGTTCCGGAGCTAAAACCACGTCATGAGCAACCGCCGTTATATAGCTACTCGAGTGAAAAGGCTCGCGAGCGGCGCTCAGCTGCCAATTCCACCTCTTCCAACTCCTCAACTCCGACCGTTGTGGAAATCATTGATCTGGACGATTCTGGCAAGTCTAGCGATCTCGAACCTCAGACGCAAAGTCAGCCGAACAAGCAAATCCATTCGCCACTATCTATTGATATTCCTCTGCATCCAGAGTCAGCAGAAAACCGTGTTCGAACACGCGCCTCCAGTAAGCTGGAGAGTCCTCTAGAGCCCCCGCGTCAGAGTCCTTCTATTGATTCACCTGCTGCTGAAAGGTTGAAAAATACTCTGAAAAACGCTGCGACAGCCCCCAGTATCACGAATGCAGGCAACTGTGGCAGTATCGGAGTGGATCGGCTGAGTCCGAAAATGCTTCCAAAAACGGGTAAACGTAAACGGCAAGGCTCCGAAAGTTCAACTCAGTCCTGTGTTAGCGATGACATTACTATTCCAAGTCGAGCAAAAAAACCACGAAAAGCGGCCAGTGCAGTAGCTGCTATAACTAGCGCCGAAAAGCAGAAGAAAACTGGTGCGATTCGGAACGCACAACATAGGAAAGCAGCAACAGAATCGTCGAATGCAACTAGTGGGGCTCAATCAACGGTAGCGGCTCCAGCGACGGAAGATTCATCTGATAGCGATGAACCGTTAATAGAGATAGCGG GTACCGGTTCGTCTACGTCCGTCAATGCAACGACTACTACTGAGAGAGAGAAAACGCTTCGTAATCACAAAGTTCCAACCGCATCGTCGAAAGCAGGTGGTAGTGGTTCGTCGACACCCGCTCAGAACATGGTCGCTAGTAGTGGTGGTAAACAGAACGTTCATCCCAGATCCGCTGCTGCACACAACACATCAGTGTCCGCTTCTGTCATCCCGTCGAACGACGAAAAAATAAGCACCCGCCGAAGTGTACGCATGACAACGTCCACACTATCCACTGCGGCCATGAACAGCAAAGCAAAAGCAAATGCGTCTAACTTACCAACAGCTACAACAGCTCAGAGTATCAACTCTACGAGTGGGCCAGGAGATAATCAGCGGGAATCTACAGTGCATCACAATGCTGTCTCCAACCATCATAGAAGCAATCACGTGAATCATCAGCACTCGACCGCTTCCACCGGTGCTATAAAAGGAGGAGCAGGAGCAGTTGAAGGGAAGGTTACCACTGGTAGCCATCCAGCCACTGTATCTGCGTCGCCCGATACCACTACGGAGGTACGACGAAAAACCAGAAGTGCAG GGCTTGAACCTAACGCCGAGGGTCGACGAAGACGTGTATCGCGTGATAGTAAGTGA